The nucleotide window AGCACCAACGTCGCCTACGTGCATGCACGCCAGTCGAGCATCTCGATCCGTGGCCTGGGCAACAACCCGGCCAGCGATGGCCTGGAAGGCAGCGTCGGCATCTACCTGGACAACGTCTACCTCGGCCGCCCGGGCATGGCGGTTTTCGACCTGCTGGATGTGGAGCAGCTGGAAGTGTTGCGCGGCCCGCAGGGCACGCTGTTCGGCAAGAACACCACGGCCGGCGTGCTCAACATCAACACGCGCAAGCCCACCTTCCACCGCGAAGGCAGCATCCAGCAGTCGATTGGCGAAGACGGCTATCTGCAAACCCAGGGCAGCTTTTCGGGGCCGATCAGCGAGACCTTGGCCGGACGCATTAGTGCTTACCGCACCGAAGACGACGGCTATGTGAAGAACATCCACAACGGTGACGACCTCAACGGCGGCAAGCGCCAGGGTTTTCGCACCCAGCTGCTGTTCAAGCCCAGCGACACCTTCAACCTGCGCTGGATTGGCGAATACAACGAAGAAGACTCCAATAACGGCATCCTCAGCCTGTACAGCACCGGCCCCACCATCAATGGCGTCAACCGCTACGAAAGCCTGGCCGCTCAGGCGGGCGCGACGCTGGTGTCGGGCAAGGACCGCAAGGTCAATTTCGACGCCGACCAGCAGGTGACGGTGTTCCAGGGCGGCACCTCGGTGGAAGCCAACTGGAATTTGCCCAACGACTTCACCCTGACCTCGATCACTGCCTACCGCTGGTGGGACTTTACCCCGCGCAACGACGATGGCCTGGACGTGCCGGTGTTCTACAGCGCCGGGGTATCGGTACGCGACAAGCAGTACTCGCAGGAAATCCGCCTGGCTTCGCCTACCGGTGGCGCCTTCGACTACGTGCTGGGTGCCTATTACTTCAAGCAGGACCTGGACAACAAATCCTTCACTTACTACGGGCCGCAGGCGGATGTCTGGAACCTCACCCCGGCCGGTGCGCTGAACAACGTCAACACCATCGGCGACGGGCACATCGATACCGACAGCTATGCGCTGTTCGCCCAGGGCACCTGGCATGTCACCGACCGCCTGGACTTCACCGCTGGCATCCGCGGTACCTATGAAGAGAAGAGCGCGTGGGTGACCCGCGATGCGCCTGAAGGTGGTGCTGCAGTAACCGGGGCCGCTGCCACCGCGCGCCAGGCCCGGATAGGAGCCTACGATTCGGGCGACCTCAACCAGTACAGCTTCAGCCCTTCCGGCCTGTTGGGGCTGAGCTACCGCTTCAACGAACAACTGCTGGGCTACGCCACCCTGACCCACGGCGAAAAGTCGGGTGGCGTCAACCTTACCGTCGGCGCTGCACCACGGCTGGGCACCGATTCGCTGCTGGTGGGAACCGAGCGGGTCAACAACGCCGAACTGGGCCTGAAAAGCACGCTGTTCGACGGCCGCCTGCAACTCAACAGCAACCTGTTCTGGGCCGAAGTACACGGCTACCAGGCCAACGTCTACGACCAGATCAACCGCGTGCAGTACCTGGCCAACGCCGGCAGCGTGCGCTCGCGTGGCCTGGAGTTCGAAGCCACGGCGCTGCCGATCCGTGGCCTCACGGTCAACTTCAACGGCTCTTGGAACGACGTGCGTTACACCGAGTACAAGGATGCCCCATGCCCGCCTGAGGTGAGCCTGGCCAATGCCACCGCCACCTGCGACCTGTCCGGCCACCAGGTGGTCGGCGCCTCCAAGTACATTGCCAACCTCAACACCCAGTACAAGTGGCAGGCCACCCAGCACGTCGAGCCCTACGTCACTGCCAGCTACGCCTTCCGCTCGAAGGCCGTGGGCACCATCGACGATTCCGATTTCGGCCAGATCCCCAGCTATGCGCTGGTCAACCTTTCCGCCGGTGTGCGCCTGGACCAGGGCGATGGCGTGGTCGACCTGTCGCTGTGGGTGAAAAACGCCGGCGACAAAACCTACTTCACCAGCCTGTGGAACTCCGCCAACGGTGGCTATGCCGGCGTGCTCGGCACCCCGCGCACCTTCGGCGCCACCGCCCGTTACGACTTCTGAGCACAAGGAGCTTTGCCATGAATGCCAAGACCGAAACCCCTGCACTGCCTGAAGGCGCCTGCCTTACTGCGAAAGTCCCGGAGCGCGACCAAGCGCTGCTCGGGGACGTAGTGGTCAACCCGTACCGCCTTGCGCCGCTGACCGCGATCATCCGCGACGGTGGGCGCAGCCTGAGTGATGCGCATGTGCGTGTGCAGGGGCGTGGCGAGCGCGGTGTGGACATTGTCTATGACGTGTCTGACCGTTCGTTGTGGACCTACGGCGGCATCCCGGTATTCGGGCTGTACCCGGACTACGTCAACCAGGTCGAGGTGACCTACAAGCTCGACGGCGAGCGCATTCGCGAGCAGTACCAGATCTACGCCCCGGCCGTGCGCCTGCCGGTGGTGGCCAGGCAGACCGCCGCGTTGCCAGAAGTGCAGCCGGTCAAGGTGGCGCCAGGCTTTGAAAAGCGCCTGTACCTGTTCAACCACCTGCAAGGTGACATCCCGGGGGGGCGCGCCTTCAAGTGGAATGCCCTGGGTGGCGCAGCGGAATGGGACCAGGTGGGCAACAACTGGATTGCCGACAGCAATGGCGATGTGCGCTGGTACCTGGACATCGAGCAGATCCACGACTCCAACCGCCGCGACGGCCTGGGCGGCACCATGGGCTTCCAGCAGACCCGCGACGGCAAGCTGATCTGGGGCCAGGGCCAGACCTACTCCAAGTACGACCTGCTGGGCCGGCGCATCTGGCAGCGCAGCCTGCCCGACAAATTCGCCGACTTTTCCCACGAAATCCGCGAAACCGCCAACGGCACCTACCTGCTGCGGGTGGGCACCAGCGACTACCGCCGCCCCGACGGCAAGCGTGTGCGTTCGATTCGCGACCACATCATCGAGGTCAGCGAAGCCGGGGATGTACTGGACTTCTGGGACCTCAACCAGATCCTCGACCCGTACCGCGGCGATTTGCTGGAAACCCTCGGCAAGGCAGCGATCCAGTTGCCCGAAGGGGTGCAGAAGCAGGACGACCGCCTGGCTAACGAGCTGGCCGAGGGTAACCTGCCCTTTGGTGACACCCCAGGGGTGGGTACCGGGCGCAACTGGGCACACGTCAATGCCATCGATTACGACGCAGATGACGACAGCATCATCGTTTCAGCACGGCATCAGGGCGTGGTGAAGATTGGTCGTGACAAGCAGGTGAAGTGGATTCTTGCCTCGCCCCAAGGCTGGCCTGAGCGCCTGCGCGACAAAGTGCTGACGCCGGTTGCGAGCGAAAACTTCGACTGGTCGTGGACCCAGCACACCGCCTGGCTGACTGGCAAAGGCACGCTGACCGTGTTCGACAACGGCTGGGGGCGCGACTTTGCGCCGACCAAGCTTGCCGGCAACTACAGCCGGGCGGTGGAGTACCGCATCGACGAAGCCAAGGGCACGGTCGAGCAGGTATGGGAGTATGGCAAGGAGCGCGGCGACGAGTGGTACAGCCCGGTGACCTCGGTGGTGGCCTACCGGCCAGAGACCGACACCCAGTTCATTTACTCGGCTTCGGTGAACTTCCTCACCCCCGAGAAACTGACCACCACCGTGCTCAACGAGGTGCGACGCGGGACCCAGGAGGTGCTGGTGGAGCTGAAGGTGCACAGTCGGCAGCCGGGCAGTGTCGGCTACCGGGCACTGGTGATCGACCTGGCCAAGGCATTCTGATCCATCCCCTTTGGGAGGGCCGTCGGTCCTCCCTTCACATTTCTTTCAGTTCATTCGTCTAACCTGTACTGGCCCTTTCGCGGGCGCGCCCGCTCCCACAGGTACCCCATCGGTCTCGAATTCGGTGCAGTACCTGTGGCAGCGGGCGTGCCCGCGAAGAGGCCGGTTGCCACTACCCAAAAGATGAATTTTCCGCCCGGCTGTTCAACCATTCGTTCTTTTTTTCGAACAGCCTATTGTCCAACACCCCAGCAGCCGCTTAGCATTCGTTTGAGATTTCAAACGCTCGATGCCCTGCCTTGGGCGCTTTTCAACAATCAACAATTCGGGAAGCCGACATGCAGCTCAAAGACGCTCAGTTGTTCCGCCAGCAAGCCTATATCAATGGTGAGTGGCTGGATGCGGACAACGGCCAGACCATCAAGGTGACCAACCCGGCCACCGGTGAAGTCATCGGTACCGTGCCGAAGATGGGCACCGCGGAAACTCGCCGCGCCATCGAAGCCGCCGACAAGGCCCTGCCGGCCTGGCGTGCACTGACCGCCAAAGAGCGTTCGGCCAAGCTGCGTCGCTGGTTCGAACTGATGATCGAGAACCAGGACGACCTGGCTCGCCTGATGACCACCGAACAAGGCAAGCCACTGGCCGAAGCCAAGGGCGAAATCGCCTACGCCGCCTCGTTCATCGAGTGGTTCGCCGAAGAAGCCAAGCGTGTCTACGGTGACACCATCCCGGGCCACCAGCCAGACAAGCGCCTGATCGTCATCAAGCAGCCAATCGGCGTTACCGCGGCCATTACCCCGTGGAACTTCCCGGCTGCCATGATCACCCGTAAAGCCGGCCCGGCCCTGGCCGCTGGCTGCACCATGGTGCTCAAGCCTGCATCGCAAACCCCTTACTCCGCCCTGGCCCTGGTCGAGCTGGCACACCGTGCCGGTATCCCGGCTGGCGTGCTGAGCGTCGTTACCGGCAGCGCTGGCGAAGTTGGCGGCGAACTGACCGGCAACTCCCTGGTACGCAAGCTGTCCTTCACCGGTTCGACTGAAATCGGTCGCCAGCTGATGCAGGAATGCGCCAAGGACATCAAGAAGGTTTCCCTGGAGCTGGGTGGCAACGCCCCGTTCATCGTGTTCGACGACGCCGACCTGGACAAGGCGGTCGAGGGCGCGATCATCTCCAAGTACCGTAACAATGGCCAGACCTGCGTCTGTGCCAACCGTATCTACGTGCAGGACGGTGTCTACGACGCGTTCGCCCAGAAGCTGGCCGCTGCAGTTGCCAAGCTGAAGATCGGTAACGGCCTGGAAGACGGCACCACCACTGGCCCGCTGATCGACGGTAAAGCTGTCGCCAAGGTTCAGGAACACATCGAAGACGCCGTCTCCAAAGGCGCCAAGGTGCTGTCCGGTGGCAAGCTGATCGAAGGCAACTTCTTCGAGCCGACCATCCTGGTTGACGTACCGAAGACTGCTGCTGTCGCCAAGGAAGAAACCTTCGGCCCACTGGCGCCGCTGTTCCGCTTCAAAGACGAAGCCGAAGTCATCGCCATGTCCAACGACACCGAGTTCGGCCTGGCTTCGTACTTCTACGCCCGCGACATGAGCCGTGTGTTCCGTGTTGCCGAAGCCCTGGAATACGGCATGGTGGGTATCAACACCGGCCTGATTTCCAACGAAGTGGCACCGTTCGGTGGCATCAAGGCTTCGGGCCTGGGCCGCGAAGGTTCCAAATACGGTATCGAGGACTACCTCGAAATCAAATACCTGTGCATCAGCGTCTGATAGCACGGTAAAGGCTTTACCTCTGCCAGCGGGGCGCGAGAGCGACGTCTCGCTGGCCTTTTTTACATCGCAGTACCTGGTGGCCAGGGCGTTTACGGCAGTCGATCAACGAATACTGTGCGCGAGCACTCCCAGCCACCCCCGAATAAAAGCGCCATTCCTGTCGGCGCAATGAGGGCATTATGAGCAAGACCAACGAATCCTTGATGCAACGTCGTGTAGCTGCCGTCCCACGTGGCGTTGGCCAGATCCACCCGATCTTCGTCGACACCGCGAAGAACTCGACCGTGATCGACGTTGAAGGCCGCGAACTGATCGACTTCGCCGGCGGCATCGCAGTACTGAACACCGGCCACCTGCACCCGAAAGTGGTTGCAGCCGTGCAAGAGCAGCTGACCAAAGTCAGCCACACCTGCTTCCAGGTGCTGGCCTACGAACCCTACGTAGAGCTGTGCGAAAAGATCAACAAGCTGGTACCAGGTGACTTCGACAAGAAGACCCTGCTGGTCACCACCGGCTCCGAAGCCGTTGAAAACGCCGTCAAGATCGCCCGTGCCGCCACTGGCCGTGCTGGCGTCATCGCCTTCACCGGCGCTTACCACGGCCGTACCATGATGACCCTGGGCCTGACCGGCAAGGTCGTTCCGTACTCCGCTGGCATGGGCCTGATGCCAGGCGGCGTGTTCCGTGCGCTGTTCCCGAACGAGCTGCACGGTGTGAGCGTTGACGAAGCAATCGCTTCGGTCGAGCGTATCTTCAAGAACGACGCCGAGCCTAAAGACATCGCTGCGATCATCCTCGAGCCAGTACAAGGCGAAGGCGGCTTCCTGCCAGCGCCGAAAGAGCTGATGAAGCGCCTGCGCGCCCTGTGCGACCAGCACGGCATCCTGCTGATCGCCGACGAAGTACAGACTGGCGCTGGCCGTACCGGTACCTTCTTCGCCATGGAACAGATGGGCGTTGCGCCTGACCTGACCACCTTCGCCAAATCCATCGCTGGCGGCTTCCCGCTGGCCGGTGTGTGCGGCAAGGCCGAGTACATGGACGCCATCGCGCCGGGCGGCCTGGGCGGCACCTACGCCGGTTCGCCGATCGCGTGCGCTGCGGCCCTGGCTGTGATCGAAGTGTTCGAGGAAGAAAAACTGCTGGACCGCAGCAAGGCTGTAGGTGAGCGCCTGACCACTGGCCTGCGCGAAATCCAGAAGAAGTACCCGATCATCGGCGACGTCCGTGGTCTGGGCTCGATGATTGCTGTTGAAGTCTTCGAGAAAGGCACTCACACCCCGAACGCTGCTGCTGTTGGCCAGGTTGTCGCCAAGGCACGCGACAAGGGTCTGATCCTGCTGTCCTGCGGCACCTACGGCAACGTTCTGCGTATCCTGGTACCGCTGACTGCCGAAGACGCACTGCTGGACAAAGGCCTGGCCATCATCGAAGAGTGCTTCGCTGAACTCGCTTGATGTGATGTGCTTCTGAAAAAACCCGCTTCGGCGGGTTTTTTTTGTGCCCAGAAAAGCCATGGGGCGCTATGGTTAGCGGAGGATTTGCTTTGGAAGCTGCGACGGAATGTGTGTCAGGCTATTCAGGAGTAGTTGGCGATGAGCGCTGTAGACCCCACCCCACCCAGCGTACTGATTGTCGAAGGCGACCCTTGGGTGCGTGACATGCTCAGCGAGATGCTGCTCAGCGTGCGCTGCGATGCCCGCCTGCAGGTATGCGCCGATGGTGCGCAGGCACTCAGCGCACTGTCCAGCAAGCCAGACCTGATTATCGCCGCCCGCGAGCTGGCCGGTGTCGATGGCCTGGACCTGTTGCGCAAGGTGCGCGCCAAAGGGCCGGGGTTGCCGTTCATCCTCATGAGCAACCGCAGCGACAGCGCCAGTGTGCACGAGGTGTTGCCCCTGCACCCCACCGCCTACCTGAGCAAACCACTGAACCTGGACAACCTGCGCAAGCGCCTGGAAGAGTTGTTGGTGGCCGTTGGCGAAGAAATCGCCTGCCCGGTGCCGGCCTTGCAGGCAGGTGCCAGCCTACCCGCATACCTGGAGCAGCGCCGTGCTACCGCCGATGGCGGGCCGCTGTTGGCCGATGTG belongs to Pseudomonas putida NBRC 14164 and includes:
- the gabD gene encoding NADP-dependent succinate-semialdehyde dehydrogenase; amino-acid sequence: MQLKDAQLFRQQAYINGEWLDADNGQTIKVTNPATGEVIGTVPKMGTAETRRAIEAADKALPAWRALTAKERSAKLRRWFELMIENQDDLARLMTTEQGKPLAEAKGEIAYAASFIEWFAEEAKRVYGDTIPGHQPDKRLIVIKQPIGVTAAITPWNFPAAMITRKAGPALAAGCTMVLKPASQTPYSALALVELAHRAGIPAGVLSVVTGSAGEVGGELTGNSLVRKLSFTGSTEIGRQLMQECAKDIKKVSLELGGNAPFIVFDDADLDKAVEGAIISKYRNNGQTCVCANRIYVQDGVYDAFAQKLAAAVAKLKIGNGLEDGTTTGPLIDGKAVAKVQEHIEDAVSKGAKVLSGGKLIEGNFFEPTILVDVPKTAAVAKEETFGPLAPLFRFKDEAEVIAMSNDTEFGLASYFYARDMSRVFRVAEALEYGMVGINTGLISNEVAPFGGIKASGLGREGSKYGIEDYLEIKYLCISV
- a CDS encoding aryl-sulfate sulfotransferase; protein product: MNAKTETPALPEGACLTAKVPERDQALLGDVVVNPYRLAPLTAIIRDGGRSLSDAHVRVQGRGERGVDIVYDVSDRSLWTYGGIPVFGLYPDYVNQVEVTYKLDGERIREQYQIYAPAVRLPVVARQTAALPEVQPVKVAPGFEKRLYLFNHLQGDIPGGRAFKWNALGGAAEWDQVGNNWIADSNGDVRWYLDIEQIHDSNRRDGLGGTMGFQQTRDGKLIWGQGQTYSKYDLLGRRIWQRSLPDKFADFSHEIRETANGTYLLRVGTSDYRRPDGKRVRSIRDHIIEVSEAGDVLDFWDLNQILDPYRGDLLETLGKAAIQLPEGVQKQDDRLANELAEGNLPFGDTPGVGTGRNWAHVNAIDYDADDDSIIVSARHQGVVKIGRDKQVKWILASPQGWPERLRDKVLTPVASENFDWSWTQHTAWLTGKGTLTVFDNGWGRDFAPTKLAGNYSRAVEYRIDEAKGTVEQVWEYGKERGDEWYSPVTSVVAYRPETDTQFIYSASVNFLTPEKLTTTVLNEVRRGTQEVLVELKVHSRQPGSVGYRALVIDLAKAF
- a CDS encoding TonB-dependent receptor; this translates as MSGLSSWPARASRFTLQPLAAGVLLAVSSGSFAEEPVSATPAVEQEAKLGTVTVNARRREETAQSVPTPISVLDSETLETQRIYRVQDLQQLVPSTNVAYVHARQSSISIRGLGNNPASDGLEGSVGIYLDNVYLGRPGMAVFDLLDVEQLEVLRGPQGTLFGKNTTAGVLNINTRKPTFHREGSIQQSIGEDGYLQTQGSFSGPISETLAGRISAYRTEDDGYVKNIHNGDDLNGGKRQGFRTQLLFKPSDTFNLRWIGEYNEEDSNNGILSLYSTGPTINGVNRYESLAAQAGATLVSGKDRKVNFDADQQVTVFQGGTSVEANWNLPNDFTLTSITAYRWWDFTPRNDDGLDVPVFYSAGVSVRDKQYSQEIRLASPTGGAFDYVLGAYYFKQDLDNKSFTYYGPQADVWNLTPAGALNNVNTIGDGHIDTDSYALFAQGTWHVTDRLDFTAGIRGTYEEKSAWVTRDAPEGGAAVTGAAATARQARIGAYDSGDLNQYSFSPSGLLGLSYRFNEQLLGYATLTHGEKSGGVNLTVGAAPRLGTDSLLVGTERVNNAELGLKSTLFDGRLQLNSNLFWAEVHGYQANVYDQINRVQYLANAGSVRSRGLEFEATALPIRGLTVNFNGSWNDVRYTEYKDAPCPPEVSLANATATCDLSGHQVVGASKYIANLNTQYKWQATQHVEPYVTASYAFRSKAVGTIDDSDFGQIPSYALVNLSAGVRLDQGDGVVDLSLWVKNAGDKTYFTSLWNSANGGYAGVLGTPRTFGATARYDF
- the gabT gene encoding 4-aminobutyrate--2-oxoglutarate transaminase encodes the protein MSKTNESLMQRRVAAVPRGVGQIHPIFVDTAKNSTVIDVEGRELIDFAGGIAVLNTGHLHPKVVAAVQEQLTKVSHTCFQVLAYEPYVELCEKINKLVPGDFDKKTLLVTTGSEAVENAVKIARAATGRAGVIAFTGAYHGRTMMTLGLTGKVVPYSAGMGLMPGGVFRALFPNELHGVSVDEAIASVERIFKNDAEPKDIAAIILEPVQGEGGFLPAPKELMKRLRALCDQHGILLIADEVQTGAGRTGTFFAMEQMGVAPDLTTFAKSIAGGFPLAGVCGKAEYMDAIAPGGLGGTYAGSPIACAAALAVIEVFEEEKLLDRSKAVGERLTTGLREIQKKYPIIGDVRGLGSMIAVEVFEKGTHTPNAAAVGQVVAKARDKGLILLSCGTYGNVLRILVPLTAEDALLDKGLAIIEECFAELA